Proteins from a single region of Synchiropus splendidus isolate RoL2022-P1 chromosome 3, RoL_Sspl_1.0, whole genome shotgun sequence:
- the LOC128756370 gene encoding transcription factor 24-like, whose translation MVGRQTLRMDGGNCSTAVLDDSPSSSPGSSPSPDGRRRDLQRARGGLQAGLGGRGRPAAANAARERSRVQTLRNAFLELQRTLPSVPPDTKLSKLDVLILATTYIAHLTRTLQEEGAEEGEASKHSEALQSLRGEGYLHPVKKWPMRSRLYVGASGQFLNNPSDSENQPSSSSSSS comes from the exons ATGGTGGGACGACAGACGCTCCGGATGGACGGCGGTAACTGCTCCACTGCCGTTCTCGATGACAGCCCCTCATCCAGCCCCGGGTCGAGCCCGAGCCCGGACGGTCGTCGCCGTGACCTGCAGCGGGCCCGCGGTGGGCTCCAGGCCGGGCTCGGAGGCAGGGGACGGCCGGCGGCGGCAAACGCGGCGCGGGAGAGGAGCCGAGTGCAGACGCTGAGGAACGCTTTCCTGGAACTCCAGCGGACTTTACCCTCCGTGCCCCCGGACACCAAACTATCCAAACTGGACGTGTTGATATTGGCCACCACTTACATCGCCCATCTGACCCGAACCCTGCAGGAGGAGGGAGCCGAGGAGGGAGAGGCGTCGAAGCACAGCGAGGCGCTGCAGTCGCTGAGGGGAGAGGGATACCTGCACCCGGTCAAG AAATGGCCGATGCGCTCCAGACTGTACGTGGGAGCCAGCGGTCAGTTCCTCAACAACCCGTCAGACTCAGAGAAccaaccttcatcatcatcttcctcctcctaa